Proteins encoded by one window of Cloeon dipterum chromosome 2, ieCloDipt1.1, whole genome shotgun sequence:
- the LOC135937529 gene encoding putative ankyrin repeat protein RF_0381: protein MASKEEKIEKQERIEMISSQSTMFNQLQNRFFDKNKGGATRLQFAASIADLETCQRLIGEGAAVDAKSEDLGATALHYAALNKNHGKELVTLFVSLGLQVTEMDSEGEEPIHYAIRMQNFKIAEHLLQLRDGGGNLLQLCVKQNRLLLAKLVHQYNEHLLESIGDFGESILFLAVRNADKDMCSWLVEEGADINALSGDSQASVFHYVGCNTSHGSEIACYLVSLGLDLSAQDRLQFTPLHYSLFNENIKVAVKLFDLGASLKEKIGDHNLLNFAVVQSKLLSAKFVHEMDKAQIKERSTNGKSIREIAAEFANLKTCEWLFGEGVDVLAETEQGKNVLHYAARNKKHGVELIRAFIALGVDMNKVGESMNTPLFEAIDNNNRAVAEVLLSLGADVRIKRRECNLLQSCIIRNNLAVAEIVHHLDAEQVKQLRPNGQTALHIAAFWADLKFCEWIVAEGVDINVLTNRGESALDFALRPESRDALLHGLVVYSQFR from the exons ATGGCTtctaaagaggaaaaaattgagaagCAGGAGAGAATTGAGATGATCAGTTCTCAATCCACCATGTTTAACCAACTCCAAAATAGGTTTTTTGATAAGAACAAGGGTGGCGCCACTCGATTGCAGTTCGCGGCGTCGATCGCTGATTTGGAAACGTGTCAACGCCTGATTGGTGAGGGCGCCGCCGTCGACGCTAAGAGCGAGGATCTCGGCGCCACGGCGCTGCATTACGCTgccttaaataaaaaccatggAAAAGAGCTCGTCACGCTTTTCGTTTCCCTTGGCCTGCAAGTGACGGAAATGGACTCCGAAGGTGAAGAACCAATTCATTATGCGATCAGAATGCAAAACTTCAAGATCGCCGAGCACTTGCTGCAACTCCGAGACGGCGGTGGGAACCTCTTGCAGCTTTGCGTGAAGCAAAACCGGCTGCTGTTGGCCAAGCTGGTGCATCAGTACAATGAACATTTGCTTGAATCCATTGGAGATTTCGGTGAATCTATCCTTTTCTTGGCCGTGCGGAATGCTGACAAGGACATGTGCAGTTGGCTGGTGGAGGAGGGCGCTGACATCAACGCTCTATCCGGAGACTCGCAAGCCAGCGTTTTCCACTACGTGGGTTGCAACACCTCTCACGGGAGCGAAATCGCTTGTTACCTCGTGTCTTTGGGACTGGACCTGAGTGCGCAGGATAGACTCCAGTTTACGCCACTCCACTACTCCCTCTTCAACGAAAATATCAAGGTTGCGGTAAAGTTGTTTGACCTTGGCGCCagtttgaaggaaaaaattggtgaTCACAACCTACTTAACTTCGCTGTGGTGCAAAGCAAACTCTTGAGTGCAAAGTTCGTGCACGAGATGGACAAGGCACAGATCAAAGAACGCAGCACGAATGGAAAGAGCATCCGTGAAATTGCCGCTGAGTTCGCCAACCTGAAGACGTGCGAGTGGCTGTTCGGAGAAGGCGTTGACGTCCTCGCCGAGACCGAGCAGGGAAAGAACGTCCTTCACTATGCAGCGCGCAACAAGAAACATGGAGTAGAGCTGATCCGAGCATTTATTGCCCTGGGAGTGGACATGAACAAAGTGGGCGAGTCTATGAACACACCGCTTTTCGAAGCCATCGACAACAATAACAGGGCCGTCGCTGAGGTTTTGCTGAGCCTCGGGGCGGACGTGCGTATAAAGCGGCGCGAATGCAACCTGCTGCAATCCTGCATCATAAGAAACAATCTGGCGGTGGCAGAAATAGTGCACCATTTGGACGCGGAACAGGTAAAACAGCTCAGACCAAATGGCCAAACGGCGTTGCACATAGCAGCTTTTTGGGCCGATCTCAAGTTTTGCGAGTGGATTGTTGCGGAAGGAGTTGACATCAATGTGCTGACCAATCGAGGAGAATCGGCTCTGGACTTCGCCTTGCGCCCCGAAAGTCGAGAT GCACTTCTTCACGGCTTGGTTGTGTACTCACAGTTCAGATGA